One Ilumatobacter coccineus YM16-304 genomic window, CGCCGTCGACCTCGAACGCCTCGCCGCCGCGGTCGACGCGGTGTCGTCGACCTGGGACGAGCGCGCCGAAGCGGCGATCCGAAACCGGCTCGGCGACGCGGTCGGCCGGACGGTGTTCGCCCAGGTGTCGGGTGCCATCCCCTCCGACTATCGCGCTCGAGTCGAACCCGAAGACTCCGCCGGCGACCTGATCGCGGTGGCCGCGCTCGTCGACGTGGAGCCCGATTCGGCAGCCTCGCTCACGACGTCGCTCGGCCGAGCGGTCGACGCACCGGTGGGCCACTGGCGTTTCCGGGTGTTCCGCCGCGGGTCGGCCTCGACCATCGCCGAACTGGTGCCTCTGCTCGATCATCTCGGGCTGCACGCCATCGACGAGCGCCCCTACGTCTTCGAGTGCCCCGATGCGCCGGTGCACCTGTACGACATCGGCGTTCGGGTCGAGGGGACCTCGACGTTCGATCGGCGGCGCGACGACGAACAGCAGGCCGAGGTCAGAGCCGCGTTCGCCGGGCTCGTCGACGGCTCGATCGAAGCCGACGGACTCAACCGGCTGATCGTGGCGGCTGGCCTCACCCGTCGGCAGGTCGCGGTCGTGCGCACCTACGCGCGCTATCTCCATCAGGCCGGCTTTCCCTTCAGCCGCTCGTACGTCGAGCAGGCGCTGGTGCGCCATCCGGCGCTCACCGCGCTCCTGGCCCGCATGTTCGACGTTCGTTTCGATCCGTCGATCGACGACGGGGCCATCGTCCGCCTCGATCGCGCCGACGAGATGCGTTCCGAAGCGTTGGCGATGCTCGACGAGATCCCGTCGCTCGACGACGATCGCATCTGCCGTGCGATCTTGACCCTGATCGACGCCACGCTGCGCACCAACGCGTTCCGCCCGCGCGACGACGGCGCGTTCGCCGACGAGATCGCGGTCAAGCTCAACCCGCTCAAGGTCCCGTTCCTTCCCGAACCGCGACCGATGTTCGAGATCTTCGTGTGTTCGCCGAAGGTCGAGGGCGTGCACCTCCGCGGCGGTCGCGTCGCCCGCGGTGGCCTGCGATGGAGCGACCGACCCGAAGACTTCCGAACCGAAGTGCTCGGTCTGGTCAAAGCACAGATGGTCAAGAACGCCGTGATCGTGCCGGTCGGCGCAAAGGGTGGGTTCGTCATCAAGCAGAGCGAGGCGTCGAGCGCCGACCGTGATGCCGTGCGCGCCGAAGGCATCGACCGCTATCGCCGCTTCATCCGTTCGCTGCTCGACGTCACCGACAACCTCGTCGACAACAAGGTGGTGCACCCGCCCGACTGTGTGATCTACGACGACGACGATCCGTATCTGGTCGTGGCCGCCGACAAGGGCACGGCGTCGTTCAGCGACATCGCGAACGAGTTGGCGATCGAGGCCGGCTTCTGGCTCGGCGACGCGTTCGCGTCCGGTGGCAGCGTCGGCTACGACCACAAGGCGATGGGGATCACTGCGCGCGGCGCGTGGGAGAGCGTGCGTCGCCACGCCCGAGTCATCGGCAAGGACATCGCCGTCGACGAACTCACCGTGGTGGGCATCGGTGACATGTCGGGCGACGTGTTCGGCAACGGGATGCTGCTGTCGCAACACCTCCGGCTGCTCGCGGCGTTCGATCACCGCCACGTGTTCCTCGACCCGAACCCCGACCCGGCGACATCGTTCGCCGAACGCAAGCGACTCTTCGAACTGCCGCGGTCGAGCTGGGACGACTACGACGAGACGTTGATCTCGGCCGGCGGTGGCGTCCACCCGCGCTCGGCGAAGGCGATTGCATTCACCGACGAAGTACGCACCGCGCTCGCGATCGACCCGAGCATCGAGTCGCTGCGCCCCGACGAGTTGATCTCCGAGATCCTCCGAGCGCCGGTCGACCTGCTGTGGAACGGCGGGATCGGCACGTACGTCAAAGCGAGCACCGAGTCGCACGAAGACGTCGGTGATCGCTCGAACGACTCGGTCAGGATCGACGCCACCGAGCTTCGCTGCCGGATCGTCGGCGAAGGCGGCAACCTCGGGCTCACGCAACTCGCCCGCGTCGAATACGCCATCGGCAACGGCCTGATCTATGCCGACGCGATCGACAACTCCGCCGGCGTCGACTGCAGCGACCACGAGGTCAACATCAAGATCGTGCTCGACCAACTCGTCCGTGACGGCGAGTTGACGATGAAGCAGCGCAACGACCTGCTCGTCGAGATGACCGACGAGGTCGCCGAACTCGTCCTCGACGACAACCGCGACCAGACGCTCGCGCTGATGATCGCTCGACGACAGGCGCTGCCGATGGTCAACGTGCACGCCCGATACCTCGAGACGCTCGAAGCCGAAGGGGTCATCGACCGGTCGTTGGAGTTCTTGCCGACCGACAAGCAGATCGCCGAACGGCAGGCGGCGGGAAGCGGCCTGCGTGCGCCCGAGTTCGCGGTGATGATCGCCTACACCAAGAACCTCGACATCGCCGAGATCCTCGAATCGGACCTGCCCGACTCACCGGTGCTCGAAGCCGACCTGCTCGCCTACTTCCCGACCGCGCTGCGCGAGCGGTTCCCGGACGCGTTGCGCAAGCATCGGCTGCGTCGAGAGATCGTGGCCACCGGTCTGGTCAACAACATGGTCAACCTCAGCGGTATCTCGTTCGACCATCGGATGACCGAGGACTCGGGCGCCTCGGTGTCCGACGTCGCGCGGGCGTTCTTGGCGGCGCGCAACATCTTCGGGTTCGGTGAGCGCTGGCGCGAGATCGACGCCCTCGGCAGCTCGGTGTCGCTCGACACGCAGATCGACCTGTTCCTCGAAGCGCGGCGCATGGCCGAGCGCGGCGCCACCTGGCTGCTGCGTCACCTTCCACCGCCGATGGACATCGAGGCGGCGATCGACACGTTCACGCCGGGCATCGACGAACTGCTCGCCACGCTGGAGTCGGCAATGGGTGGCCGCGTGGCGGTGGCGATCGGCGAACTGCGTGACGAACGGATCGCGGCAGGGGTTCCCGAGTCGTTGGCGGCGCGAGCAGCGCGCTGGCCGTGGATGCACACCGGCTTCGACATGGTGCATCTCGCTGACGGCGAAGGATGCGCGGTCGCCGACGCGGCCCGCACCTACGGCGCAGTGTTCGAAGCCTTCGACATCGGCTGGATGTGGGAGGGCATCGGTGCGCTGCCGCGGTCCGATCGCTGGCAGACGCAGGCTCGCTCGTCGATGCGCGACGACCTGATGAACGTCATCGCCGAGCTGACGCGCAGTGTGATGCGTTCGGCCGAAGGTTCGCCTGAGGAGTGGATTGCTGCGCACGAACGTGCGGTGGGTCGCACGATCGCGATGCACCAGGAGATTCGTCGAGCCGAGAGCTTCGATCTGACCACGTTGTCGGTCGCGCTCCGCCAACTCCGCAACCTCACCGTCGCCGCCCGCTGACCCCCCGACCTGGTTACGTTGCTCCCGGAGCGATGTAACCATGTTGACCCGAAGTTGATGACGTTGCTCCCGGAGCGATGTAACCATGTTGGTGCGATGCACCAGGAGATTCGTCGGGCTGAGAGCTTCGATCTGACCACGTTGTCGGTGGCGCTCCGCCAGCTCCGCAACCTCACCGTCGCCGCCCGCTGACCCTCGACCTGGTTACGTTGCTCCCGGAGCGATGTAACCAGGTTGGTGCGGGGGGCTGGGTACGGTGCGGAGGGTGAGTGATGGCTTCAGGTACACGTCGGACGAGCGACTGCCGGTCGAGGTGCTCGTGTTCGACGTGGCTCCCGAACACGTCGCCGAGTTCCTGACCGTCGACCACGAGGTGTGGACGCTGGGCGAAGCCTTCATCGACGGCGCCGACCACATCCCGTTCCTGTCGAAGGAGGTGTGGCTCGACGACGCACACCCGGGCCGCATCACGCTGACGTTCGTATGGGAGTCGCTCGATTCGTGGCAGCAGGTCGGGGAGACGACATTGCAGGAAGCGTTGCAGGCACGGTTCGACGAACGGTTCACGCATCCCGTCACCCTGGTGCGGGCGTATCACGAGGACTCGAACTACGGCATCCACCGCTGGAGCCGTTTCGAACGCACCGACTGACTCGCGAGGCCGGAAGATCGACCAGAAATGGCAGCTGACCTGCCGTTATGCAAGATTTCGTCAATCTCCCTGTCGACGATCGATGAAGCAGTGGCGCGGCGATCGCCTGGGCTATGTTGCGCTCTCCGACCGTCTGTGACGTGTCGTGCTGTGACGTCACGGGAGGAACCCATGTCTCGAATCAACTCCAGGTCGAACCTTGGGCGCGTCGCGCTGGCGTTCGCACTCGCCGCCGCCGGTGCCATTGCCACGGTCGGCCCCGCTGAGGCGTCACCGACGAGCGCGACGAGTGCAGCGAACGCCACCTCGGCTGCATTGGAGACGGCGTTGGTGCCGCTCGAACCCGCCCGCTTGGTCGACACGCGACTCGCCGGTGACACGGTCGACGGGCTGTTCGAGGCCGACGGCCGCCTCGCCCCGGGACAGGACTACGAGGTCGACATCGCCGGGCGCGGCGGTGTCCCGGCCGACGCATCCGGCGCCGTCATCAATGTCACGGCGATCGCCCCCCAGGGCAAGGGCTTCCTCACGGTGCACCCGTGTGCGTCCCCGCGTCCGGTGACCTCGTCGCTGAACTACACCACCGGTGTGTCGCTCGGCAACGAAGTGGTCGCCAAGCTCTCCACGTCGGGCAGCGTGTGCATCTACACCTCGGCCGGCACGCACCTGGCCGTCGATGTGGTGGGCTCGGTTCCCGCATCGTCCGGGATCGTCCCGCTCGATCCGGCCCGCCTGCTCGACACCCGCTCCGACGGAACCACCGTCGACGGACAGTTCGCTGCCGATGGTCGAACGGTGGCCGAGAGCACGACCACGCTGACCGTCGCCGGTCGTGGTGGTGTACCCGCCGACGCCGACGCCGTGATCGTCGACGTCATCGCCGTGAAGCCGTCGGAGACCGGCTACGTCACGGTGCATCCGTGCCTCCCCCCGAATCCGCTCGCTTCGTCGCTCAACTACGTCGCCGATGTCGACCGGGCCAACGAGATCGTGACCGCGCTCGACGACTCGGGCGACATCTGCTTCTACACCGACACGGCGATCGATGTCGTCATCGACGTCGTCGGCTACGTGCCGGCCGGTACGAGTCTGATGACGGTCCCGCCGACGCGCCTGCTCGAAACGCGTGCCGGACTGGTGACCTCCGACGGCCTGCACGAGGGCGTCGGCCGTCGCGCTGCCGATTCGGAGTACACGCTCGCGGTCGCGGAACGGGCCGAGGTTCCGGCTGACGCGCTCGCCGCGATTCTCAACGTCACCGCCGTGCGACCGGAGAGCACCGGGTTCATCACGGTCCACCCATGTGTTTCGCCGCGACCGCTCGCCGCCTCGCTCAACCACGTCGCCGGTGTCAACGGCGGCAACGAGATCATCGCCAGCCTCGACGCGAACGGCGATGTGTGCCTCTACAACTCGGCCGCGACCGACCTCGTCGTCGACGTCACCGGCTTCGTCGTGGCGACTGCCGATCTCGCCATCTCAGCGTCTGCCGACGCCGAGCCGGCGGCCGCAGGCGAGAACCTCACGTACACGATCGACGTCGAGAACAACGGCCCGCTCACCGCGGTCGACGTCGAGGTCGAATCGACACTGCCGGTCGGCGTCACCTTCGTGGCGACGAGTGGGTGTGACGAGGATCCTGCCGGGTCGACGACGTGCTCGCTCGGCGACATCGATCCGGGAGCAACCGCCCAGTTCACCCTCGAGGTGTCGGTCGACCTCGGTGTCTCGGGTTCGATCACGTTCGACGCCGAGGTGTCGTCGGCGACCGCCGATCCCGGCGAGGCGCTGAACACCGCATCGGTCACCTCGACCGTCGTCGAAGTCGGCGTGATCGAGATCGTCACGTCGACCGCCCCCGCCGGTGGCGCTGGCTTCGGCTTCACCGACGACATCGAGGCGCCGAACGCGTTCACCCTCGCCGACGGCGAGACGCAGACATTCACACGCGTCCCGGTCGGCACGTACACGGTTGCCGAAGACGATCCGACGCCGGCGTTCGACCTCACCGGGTTGACCTGCATCGACTCCGATGCCACCGGCACCGCGAGCTCGGCCGACGCCGGTACGCGCACGGCCACGATCGTCCTCGATCCGAACGAGACGGTGACGTGCACCTACACGAACACCGAACGCGGCACGATCGTCGTCGCTACGCAGACGCTGCCCGACGGTGACGCGGAGACGTTCGACTTCAGCGGCGACGTCGCCGGCACGATCGGCGACGGCGACACCATCGAGGTCGTCGGCGTGCTGCCCGGCACCTACACGACGACTGCCGCAGCGGTCGCCGGTTGGGACCTGACCGGCATCGGGTGTGACGACGGCGATTCGAGCGCGGACCTCGGCACGGCGACCGCCACGTTCGAGCTACAGGCGGGCGAGACCGTGACGTGCACGTTCATCAACACGAAGCGCGGGTCGATCACGATCAACGCAGCGAGCGACCCGTCGGGCGCCACCGGGTTCACGTTCACCGACGACATCGCCGCGCCGAACACCTTCACCCTCGACGACGGCCAGAGCGAGACCTTCACCGACGTCGCACCCGGCACCTACACGGTCGTCGAAGACGACCCCACCCCGGCGCTCGACCTCACCGGGTTGACGTGCAACGACTCCGACGCGAGCGGCGTCGACTCGACGACGGTGCTCGCAACACGCACCGCCACGATCAACCTCGACCCCGGTGAGAGCGTGTCGTGCGACTTCACGAACACCGATCGCGGCTCGATCACCGTCGTGCAGCAGACGCTGCCCGACGGCGATCCACAGTCCTTCGCGTTCACGGGTGACGCATCCGGCTCCATCGCCGACAACGCCTCGATCGTGGTGGCGAACCTCATCCCGGGGACGTACACGAGCACCCAGACGGCGCTGGCCGGCTGGGACCTGACGAGCCTCACCTGCGATGACGGCGACTCGACCGGCATCACGACGACCGGCGTCGCCACGTTCGTCGTCGGAGCTGGTGAAGACGTCACCTGCACGTTCACGAACACCAAGCGCGGCACGATCCAGATCAGCAAGGTCAGCGACCCGGCCGGTGGAACCGGTTTCGCGTTCACCGACGACGTTCCGGGCAGTGGCTCGTTCACGCTCGACGACGGCCAGACCGAAACGCTCACCAACGTCGTTCCGGGCACCTACACGGTCACCGAAACCGATCCGGCACCGGGTGCTGACCTCACCCTGTTGACGTGCAGCGACTCCGACGGGTCGGGAACCGACTCGACCGGTGTGGTGGCGACGCGCATCGCGACGATCAACCTCGACCCCGGTGAAACCGTCGCCTGCACGTTCAGCAACACCGAGCGCGGCACCATCACCATCATCGCCGACACGGTGCCCGACGACCCGCAAGACATCACGTTCACCGGCACACTCGGCGCGTTCTCGCTCGACGACGACGCCGACGGCACGCTCTCGAACACCGCGGTCTTCACGCAGCAGCTGCCCGGCACCTTCACCGTGACACAGGGTGACCCGTCTCCCGCCAACTTCACCGGCATCTCCTGCACCGACGGCGCGTCGGCGACCCCCTCCACGAGCTCTGGTCAGACCGCCACGATCAACCTCGATCCGGGCGAGTCGGTCACCTGTACGTTCACCAACAGCTTCAACACCGCACCCATCGCCGTCGACGACGCCTACTCCGTGCCGGTCAACGTGCTCCTCGACGCCGGCACGAGCACAGCGGGCACCGACGTCGACGGTGCCGACGGCGTCTTGACGAAGGGCGTCGACGACAGCGATCCCGATGCAGCGACGACGTTGACCGTGACCGCGGTCGGCGCGACGCCGGTGCCGAGCGGCAGCTCGGCCTCCGCGACCACGACCGGTGGCGGCACCGTGACCATGCACTCCGATGGCACCTTCACCTACGTCTCCGAAGTCGGCGAATCGGCCGCGACCGACTCGTTCGACTACACGCTGAGCGATGGAGCGCTCACCGACACGGCGACGGTGACGATCACGCTCGGCGACACCATCTGGTTCGTCGACAACACGATCACCGGCGGCGCGAACAACGGTCGTTCGTCGAGTCCCTTCGAAACGGTCGGGGCCTTCAACGCGGCCACGACCGGAACCGGCGACACCGTGTTCGTGCACTCCGGCACGCTCGCCGACGACGGATTCGATCTCGGAACCGAGCAGATCCTGGTCGGCGAAGCATCGGGTCTGAGCAGCGGCGACCTGGCGATTCCGTCTGGCGCGGCGCCGGTGCTCTCGCCGTCGACGGGCAATGCGATCAACCTCGCGACCGACAACACGATTCGCGGACTCGACGTCGGCAACACGCCTGGTGGACACGCGCTGTCGGGCGGGGCGGTCGGCGTCGTCGACGTGTCGAACGTCGATGTCACCGGCACAGGTGGCATCATCCGCGTCACCACGAGCGGTGACCTCGACGACGTCGATTTCGGCACGCAATCGTCGGCAGCGTCGCCCGGTGGGTACGCAGCGATCGACCTCAACGGCATCGTGAGTTCCGGTGGTCAGTACGCCGGCGGGAGCCCGACCATCGCGTCGAGCACGGGCGCCGGCATCCGCGTCCAGAACTCCTCCGCCACCATCGTCTTCATGAGCCCGGTCGCCAATGGCAGCGGCGCCGAGGACGTCGCGCTGATCAACAACTCCGGATCGTTCACCACGGTGGGCGGAGCGTTTGGCACATCCACCACGTCGAGTGGCAATGCCGTCGACATCGACGGTGGAAACGGCACCGTCGCGATCGGTGCGAGCATCACCAACAACGCTCAACGAGCGATCGAAGTGACCGGCCGAACAGGGGGCCAGGTCACCTTCAGCGGAATGATCAATGACACGGGCACCGGTGTCAACATCTCGGGCAACAGCGCGGGTACGACCACGTTGTCCGGAACATCGAAGGTCCTCGACACGGGTACCGACCCGGCGGTGACCCTCACCAACAACACCGGGCACACCATCGACTTCACCCGCGGCGGGCTCGACATCGAGACCGCGCTCGCTACGGCGTTCACGGCATCGGGCGGCGGCACCGTCACCGTCCAGGGCCCCGGCAACACGATCACCGCGGTGTTCGGCACGGCGATCAACATCGCGAACACCGCGATCGGCGCGAGTGACGTGACGTTCCGAAGTGTGAGCGTCGAGTCGGCAACCACCGGTATCCAGTTGACGAACACGGGAACCACCGGCGGGCTGACGATCACGGGAACCGGCACGACCGCCGGTTCGGGCGGAACGTTCCAGAACATTCTGCAGCACGGAATCCAGATCACCTCAGCGACTCAGATCGACCTGAACAACCTCGACCTGACGAACGTCGCAACGACCAGCGGGACGGGTTCGTCGGTGTTCGGCGGCGACATCGCCGCCTACACGGCAGGTGTGAAACTCCAGTCGGTCAGCGATGTCTCGCTCACCAACGTCCGCATCATCGGCTCCGAGACTGCCGACGAGAACGGCAACGTCAGTCAGGTGGGCATCAGCGGCAAGAGCGTGTCGGGCCTCGTCATCTCCGACACGATCGTCGAGAACTTCGGCAACGCGGGCGGTGAAGACAACATCCAGTTCCAAGGGCTGACCGGCACGGTCTCCCTCGACAACCTTCGCAGTCGCGACAGTGGCGGCGATCTCTTCGCCATCGACAACACGGGTGCCGGCGGCACCGCGGCCGGAGGCAACCTCACGCTGACCGTCAACGGCAGCACCTTCGACGAAACCGTGAACGGTGTCGGTGCCGGCGGCCTCCGACTCTCGGTGAGCGGCACCGGTACGACCGCCGTGTCGGTGTCGACGTCGACGTTCGGCAACGGCATCGCGTCGGGTGCGAACGGGGGTCTGCAGGGAACGGGGCTCCAACTGAACGTCGGGCGTGGCCACACCGGCACGCTGACCGTCGAAGACAGTTCGTTCACGGGCATGAACGTCGCGATCTCCGGAACGCTCGACATCATCGGTACCGGTGCGGGTCCGATGCTCGACATCGACATCCGCGACGGTGCCGATGCCGATGGTGTCGGCAACACGATCCACACGATCCGGGCGAGCGCGCTGAACTTCTTCACGAACGGAAACCTCACCGCCGATGCCGGTGAGTTGAGCGCCACCGTGACCGACAACGTGATCGGTGTCCTCGGCACGACGGGAAGTGGATCCGAGTTCGGCAGCGGCATCAGTTTCCGAAACGAAGGTGCCAGCGCCGCGACGCTCCTCGTCGACGACAACACCATTCAGGAAGTCGCCCTGTTCGAAGGGATCTACGTCGTCGACAGCGTCGTCGGCGGCACCACCAACGCGACGATCACCGGCAATACGATGCGAGAGATCGACTTCGACCGCGCCATCCAGGTGGCGAACACGGCGAGCGTCGCAGCGGGTACCACTTGCGCCAACATCTCGGGCAACACCTTCTCGGGCACGATTTGGGGCGATACCCCGTTCAACGCAAACACGAGAGTCGTGCGCGTTCGGCAAACGGCCGGAACGTTCAACGTCGTCCAGGCGGCGCCGACGCCCGCCGCCATCGCGACCGAACTCGACGATGCCAACGGCCTCGGGGTCAACAACATCACGGTCTCCGGCACGATCAATTTCAACTCGGCAGCGTGCGTGCTGCCGTAGCGTTCACCGGAGCGAGGTGAGCGTCCCGGCGGCGGTGTCGGTGGCGGTGCCGACGCAGGCGACCACCGCGGCCTGAACCTCGCACGTCGAACCTCGCCACGTTGCAGCGTCTGGCCGACAGCTACGGTCGATCGCCATGCAGATCGAAGCTGGTCAGGTAGCAGTGGTCACGGGTGGAGCGAGCGGGATCGGCCTCGCGCTGTGCCACGAGTTCGGTCGGCGCGGCATGGCCGTCGTCGCTGCCGACATCGAGCAGGGAGCACTCGACGCGGCGGTGGCCGAACTCGGTGCAGCCGGCATCGACGCCCTCGGCGTGATCTGCGACGTGCGCTCTTCCGAAGCGGTCGACGCGCTCGCCGACACGGCATTCGAGTGGAAGGGCCACGTCAACGTGCTGTGCAACAACGCCGGCGTCGTGCACTTCGGCGATGCGTTCGAATCCCTCGACGACTGGAAGTGGGTCATCGACGTCGACATGTGGGGCGTGGTCCACGGCGCGCTCTCGTTCGTCCCGCGGATGAAGGAGTCGGGCCAGCCCGGCCACGTCGTCAACACCGCATCGACCGCCGGACTGCTCGGGTTCGCGACGATCGCGTCGTACACCGCGGCGAAACACGCGGTCGTCGGCATGTCGCAGTCGATGTGGCACGAGTTGCAGAACACCAACGTGTCGATGTCGGTGCTGTGCCCCGGCGTGGTGAGCACCAACATCAACACGAGCCACCGCAACAAGCCGGGGGTCGACCCCGACAGCGTCGAGAAGGAGACGTTCGGCGCCGGCTACGACGAAGCGTTGACGCCCGCAGAGGTCGCCACGTTCGTCGCCGAGGGCATCGAAGCCGACCGGTTCTGGATGCTGCCGCACCCGCGCTACGCCGACATGGCGCTCACGCTCGCCGAAGGCCGCGTCAACGGCGGTCCACCGGTCCTGCCACGCCCCGACTGAGACGTTGATCGGACCGCGATCCCGAGGTGGACTGACACGTCCACTCCCACCGAGCGCTCCAACACGCTGCCGGCGAGGGCGCGCGGCAAAGATCGTCGGCATGGCTGAGGAAGTTGACTACGAAGACCTGACCACGATGCGCTTGAGCGAAGCCGAGGTCGAGCAGATGCTCGAGAACGGCGGCGAGTGCATCTTCAACTGGACCACGAAGGAGGGGTACCCGGTCGGGGTCGTCGTCGCGTTCGTCTACCAAGACGGCAAGATCTGGACCACCTGTGCGGAGCGCCGCAAGCGTGTCCCGGCACTGAAGGCCCGGCCGCAGTCGGGTGTGGTCATCAACGCCGGTGGCAAGACCGCCTCGTTCAAGGGTGACTCCATCATCCACACCAACGACGACGACGACTTCGACGAGTTGAAGAGCTGGTTCTACCGACGCCTCTCGCGCCTCGACAAGATGCCCGACGATCCGTACGTCCAAAGCTTCGCGAAGTTCCTCGACTCACCGCACCGCGTGATCATCGAGACCGAGGCTCGCTTGGTCGTCGGGTTCGACACGGCGAAGTTCCACAGCTTCACCGTCGAAGCAATGGCCGCCGCCGAAGCCGAAGGCTGACCCACACGCTCGTCATCCGAGCCCGCTTGTTTCTCCTGGACCAGGTCCGAGGGAAACAAGCGGGTCTGGGAGACTGGGGCCGAGCCGGCGCTGCGTCGGACGGATCGACCGGGGAGATGTGACTTCGTGAGCTTCTACACCGACAGCCAACGCGCCCTGCAAGACCGATTCGAGACGCGGCCGCTCGCCGACGGGTTGGAGATGGCCATCGTCACCGAACAACTCGACGAACGACACATCGAGTTCATCGAGTCGCGAGACTTCTTCTTCCTGTCGACGGTGAACGACGCCGGTGAACCGACGGTGTCGTACAAGGGCGGCGACGTCGGCACGGTTCGCGTCCTCGACGAGACGACCCTCGCGTTCCCGGCCTACGACGGCAACGGGATGTTCCTCTCGCTCGGCAACATCGACGACACGGCCAAGATCGGGATGCTGTTCATCGACTTCGAGACGCCGCAGCGAGTCCGCGTGCAGGCGACCGCGACGCTCCACGTCGACGACGAACTGCTCGACACCTATCCCGGCGCGATCGCCGTCGTTCGGGCGACGGTCGACCAGGCGTTCGTCAACTGTGCCCGCTACATCCACAAGCACACCCGCATGGAGACGTCGAAGTACGTGCCCGATGCCGACGGTGAGCAGCCGCACCCGACCTGGAAGCGCATCGACCTGATGCAGCCGTTGCTCGGCGAGTCGGAGCAGCAGCGCACCGTCGACGCCGGCGGCACGGTCACCGCCGACGAATACGGTGCGGCGCTCATGGCCGGCGAGTCGTAGCGGACCCACGATCGTTGTCGCCGATGCGGCGACGCCAGGCGCGACCGGATGCCTCGAGCTGAGCGCTGTGACCTGATCGTTGATCGCTCTGCGTTCCCTCATGAGTTCCGACCGCACCTCGCCGCCGCGGTCGCCGACCTCTCGCCGTGACGCCGGGGGCCGACCACGGAGTCGCACGGGCAGGCCGTAGCGGTGCGCTACGGCGTGCAGCGCACCGGTTTCCGTCGATCGCCGCGGCCTCGGCCGCATCGTCAAGATCGCGTGAAATCGTGGCTCCCCTCCCACGGTGAGACCACATGGTCTAGGGTGGT contains:
- a CDS encoding pyridoxamine 5'-phosphate oxidase family protein, with product MSFYTDSQRALQDRFETRPLADGLEMAIVTEQLDERHIEFIESRDFFFLSTVNDAGEPTVSYKGGDVGTVRVLDETTLAFPAYDGNGMFLSLGNIDDTAKIGMLFIDFETPQRVRVQATATLHVDDELLDTYPGAIAVVRATVDQAFVNCARYIHKHTRMETSKYVPDADGEQPHPTWKRIDLMQPLLGESEQQRTVDAGGTVTADEYGAALMAGES
- a CDS encoding SDR family NAD(P)-dependent oxidoreductase; the protein is MQIEAGQVAVVTGGASGIGLALCHEFGRRGMAVVAADIEQGALDAAVAELGAAGIDALGVICDVRSSEAVDALADTAFEWKGHVNVLCNNAGVVHFGDAFESLDDWKWVIDVDMWGVVHGALSFVPRMKESGQPGHVVNTASTAGLLGFATIASYTAAKHAVVGMSQSMWHELQNTNVSMSVLCPGVVSTNINTSHRNKPGVDPDSVEKETFGAGYDEALTPAEVATFVAEGIEADRFWMLPHPRYADMALTLAEGRVNGGPPVLPRPD
- a CDS encoding beta strand repeat-containing protein codes for the protein MSRINSRSNLGRVALAFALAAAGAIATVGPAEASPTSATSAANATSAALETALVPLEPARLVDTRLAGDTVDGLFEADGRLAPGQDYEVDIAGRGGVPADASGAVINVTAIAPQGKGFLTVHPCASPRPVTSSLNYTTGVSLGNEVVAKLSTSGSVCIYTSAGTHLAVDVVGSVPASSGIVPLDPARLLDTRSDGTTVDGQFAADGRTVAESTTTLTVAGRGGVPADADAVIVDVIAVKPSETGYVTVHPCLPPNPLASSLNYVADVDRANEIVTALDDSGDICFYTDTAIDVVIDVVGYVPAGTSLMTVPPTRLLETRAGLVTSDGLHEGVGRRAADSEYTLAVAERAEVPADALAAILNVTAVRPESTGFITVHPCVSPRPLAASLNHVAGVNGGNEIIASLDANGDVCLYNSAATDLVVDVTGFVVATADLAISASADAEPAAAGENLTYTIDVENNGPLTAVDVEVESTLPVGVTFVATSGCDEDPAGSTTCSLGDIDPGATAQFTLEVSVDLGVSGSITFDAEVSSATADPGEALNTASVTSTVVEVGVIEIVTSTAPAGGAGFGFTDDIEAPNAFTLADGETQTFTRVPVGTYTVAEDDPTPAFDLTGLTCIDSDATGTASSADAGTRTATIVLDPNETVTCTYTNTERGTIVVATQTLPDGDAETFDFSGDVAGTIGDGDTIEVVGVLPGTYTTTAAAVAGWDLTGIGCDDGDSSADLGTATATFELQAGETVTCTFINTKRGSITINAASDPSGATGFTFTDDIAAPNTFTLDDGQSETFTDVAPGTYTVVEDDPTPALDLTGLTCNDSDASGVDSTTVLATRTATINLDPGESVSCDFTNTDRGSITVVQQTLPDGDPQSFAFTGDASGSIADNASIVVANLIPGTYTSTQTALAGWDLTSLTCDDGDSTGITTTGVATFVVGAGEDVTCTFTNTKRGTIQISKVSDPAGGTGFAFTDDVPGSGSFTLDDGQTETLTNVVPGTYTVTETDPAPGADLTLLTCSDSDGSGTDSTGVVATRIATINLDPGETVACTFSNTERGTITIIADTVPDDPQDITFTGTLGAFSLDDDADGTLSNTAVFTQQLPGTFTVTQGDPSPANFTGISCTDGASATPSTSSGQTATINLDPGESVTCTFTNSFNTAPIAVDDAYSVPVNVLLDAGTSTAGTDVDGADGVLTKGVDDSDPDAATTLTVTAVGATPVPSGSSASATTTGGGTVTMHSDGTFTYVSEVGESAATDSFDYTLSDGALTDTATVTITLGDTIWFVDNTITGGANNGRSSSPFETVGAFNAATTGTGDTVFVHSGTLADDGFDLGTEQILVGEASGLSSGDLAIPSGAAPVLSPSTGNAINLATDNTIRGLDVGNTPGGHALSGGAVGVVDVSNVDVTGTGGIIRVTTSGDLDDVDFGTQSSAASPGGYAAIDLNGIVSSGGQYAGGSPTIASSTGAGIRVQNSSATIVFMSPVANGSGAEDVALINNSGSFTTVGGAFGTSTTSSGNAVDIDGGNGTVAIGASITNNAQRAIEVTGRTGGQVTFSGMINDTGTGVNISGNSAGTTTLSGTSKVLDTGTDPAVTLTNNTGHTIDFTRGGLDIETALATAFTASGGGTVTVQGPGNTITAVFGTAINIANTAIGASDVTFRSVSVESATTGIQLTNTGTTGGLTITGTGTTAGSGGTFQNILQHGIQITSATQIDLNNLDLTNVATTSGTGSSVFGGDIAAYTAGVKLQSVSDVSLTNVRIIGSETADENGNVSQVGISGKSVSGLVISDTIVENFGNAGGEDNIQFQGLTGTVSLDNLRSRDSGGDLFAIDNTGAGGTAAGGNLTLTVNGSTFDETVNGVGAGGLRLSVSGTGTTAVSVSTSTFGNGIASGANGGLQGTGLQLNVGRGHTGTLTVEDSSFTGMNVAISGTLDIIGTGAGPMLDIDIRDGADADGVGNTIHTIRASALNFFTNGNLTADAGELSATVTDNVIGVLGTTGSGSEFGSGISFRNEGASAATLLVDDNTIQEVALFEGIYVVDSVVGGTTNATITGNTMREIDFDRAIQVANTASVAAGTTCANISGNTFSGTIWGDTPFNANTRVVRVRQTAGTFNVVQAAPTPAAIATELDDANGLGVNNITVSGTINFNSAACVLP